A single region of the Halococcus salifodinae DSM 8989 genome encodes:
- the dinB gene encoding DNA polymerase IV, with protein sequence MAERGDPRLPGVADDDPDRVICHVDMDCFYAACERLRKPELRGEPVVVGMGYEPGESHGAVATASYEARAHGIESAQGITTALDRLPRVEDVDDPDDTDAVGHYCAVDMEFYETISDEVRSVLDDCADTVRAVSIDEAYLDVTDRTGWERVNDRTLAEGYARHVKERIHESVGVVASVGVAPTMSAAKVASDHDKPDGLVVVEPGEVREFFAPLDVEAVHGVGPVTARELREIEIETAGDLAAADPDVLAPFGERGREIWEFARGDDHRPVTPVGRPKSLSRESAFTEATADTDAKRDRVTTLAAAVADRADREDALYQTIGIKVVTPPFDVNTRARSLPGPVADADLVDDVALSLLSEFHEADVRKLGVRVSNLAFAAGEQSDLDGWETVEPVDEQADGRSDGGTDPTDETGSIGAAELTEWTNEDSNTDEERSGAGSSQGQRTLGEFDADG encoded by the coding sequence ATGGCCGAGCGTGGCGATCCGCGCCTGCCGGGCGTCGCTGACGACGACCCCGACCGCGTGATCTGTCACGTCGACATGGACTGTTTTTACGCCGCGTGCGAGCGCCTCCGCAAGCCGGAGCTGCGTGGTGAGCCCGTGGTCGTCGGGATGGGCTACGAACCCGGCGAGTCCCACGGTGCGGTTGCGACTGCGAGCTACGAGGCCCGTGCCCACGGGATCGAGAGCGCACAGGGGATCACGACGGCGCTCGACCGCCTTCCGCGCGTCGAAGACGTCGACGATCCCGACGACACCGACGCGGTGGGTCACTACTGTGCGGTCGACATGGAGTTTTACGAAACCATAAGTGACGAGGTACGATCCGTCCTCGACGACTGCGCCGACACCGTCCGGGCGGTGAGCATCGACGAAGCGTATCTCGACGTCACCGACCGCACAGGATGGGAGCGCGTCAACGACCGGACGCTCGCCGAGGGGTACGCCCGCCACGTGAAAGAGCGCATCCACGAGTCCGTGGGTGTGGTCGCGAGCGTCGGCGTCGCGCCCACGATGAGCGCCGCGAAGGTCGCGAGCGACCACGACAAACCCGACGGGCTCGTGGTCGTCGAACCCGGCGAAGTCCGCGAGTTCTTCGCGCCGCTCGATGTCGAGGCCGTTCACGGGGTGGGGCCCGTCACGGCCCGCGAACTCCGCGAGATCGAGATCGAGACTGCGGGCGATCTCGCGGCGGCCGATCCCGACGTACTCGCCCCCTTCGGCGAGCGCGGTCGGGAGATTTGGGAATTCGCCCGAGGCGACGACCACAGGCCGGTGACGCCCGTCGGTCGGCCGAAGAGTCTCTCGCGTGAGTCGGCGTTCACCGAGGCGACCGCCGACACCGACGCGAAACGCGACCGAGTGACGACGCTCGCGGCGGCGGTCGCCGACCGTGCCGACCGCGAGGACGCGCTCTACCAGACGATCGGTATCAAGGTCGTGACGCCGCCGTTCGACGTCAACACCCGCGCACGCTCGCTGCCCGGTCCCGTGGCCGACGCCGATCTCGTCGACGATGTCGCGCTCTCCTTGCTCTCCGAGTTCCACGAGGCCGACGTCAGAAAGCTCGGCGTCCGGGTCTCGAACCTCGCGTTCGCTGCGGGCGAACAGTCCGACCTCGACGGCTGGGAGACGGTCGAGCCCGTTGACGAACAGGCCGACGGCCGATCGGACGGCGGAACCGATCCGACCGACGAGACCGGATCAATAGGCGCGGCCGAACTGACGGAGTGGACGAACGAAGATTCGAACACCGACGAGGAACGCTCCGGCGCTGGGTCGAGCCAGGGACAGCGAACCCTCGGTGAGTTCGACGCAGACGGGTAG
- a CDS encoding DUF420 domain-containing protein has protein sequence MELRARDHVPALTGVLSAISLALVFGAVLGALPVESLPRVPAGIVDAIPHVNAAISLVAIGTITTAWRAIRRGNVDRHRALMLASLVLFVAFLTLYLYRVALVGTAPFPGPETIYQFVYLPVLAIHITLAIVCVPLLYYVLLLALTRPIEELPQTSHRRIGRVAASLWLVSFALGVVVYAMLYVIY, from the coding sequence ATGGAGCTCCGCGCTCGCGATCACGTCCCCGCGCTGACCGGTGTGCTCTCCGCGATCTCGCTCGCGCTCGTGTTCGGAGCCGTTCTCGGGGCCCTCCCCGTCGAATCGCTCCCGCGCGTCCCCGCCGGAATCGTCGACGCGATCCCGCACGTGAACGCCGCCATCAGCCTCGTCGCCATCGGCACCATCACGACCGCGTGGCGCGCCATCCGTCGCGGCAACGTCGACCGCCACCGCGCGCTCATGCTGGCGTCGCTCGTTTTGTTCGTCGCCTTTCTCACCCTCTATCTCTACAGGGTCGCACTCGTGGGCACTGCGCCCTTCCCTGGCCCCGAGACGATCTACCAGTTCGTCTATCTCCCGGTCCTCGCGATCCACATCACGCTCGCGATCGTCTGTGTGCCGCTGCTGTACTACGTCCTCTTGCTCGCGCTCACGCGACCGATCGAGGAGCTCCCGCAGACGAGCCACCGCCGCATCGGGCGCGTCGCCGCGAGCCTCTGGCTGGTTTCGTTCGCTCTCGGCGTGGTGGTGTACGCGATGCTCTACGTGATCTACTGA